In the Bradyrhizobium guangzhouense genome, one interval contains:
- a CDS encoding peptidylprolyl isomerase produces MTTSFPVTTGLRFRHASALAGGLGLAACLVLTLAFAGPLRAADDPVLAKVNGAEIKKSDVTMAEEELGPSLAQMDPATKDENVLSFLIDMKIVAKAAEDKKVADGDDFKKRMAFARNRLLMDSLLAQEGKAATTDDAMKKVYEEASKQITGEQEVRARHILVETEDEAKAVKAELDKGADFAELAKKKSKDPGSADGGDLGFFTKEQMVPEFSAVAFSLEPGKISDPVKSQFGWHIIKVEEKRNRKAPEFDQVKPQIEQYVTRKAQADYVAKLRAEAKVERLDQPAADASKDAKPADAAKDAKPADAKPADSKMAPPAKK; encoded by the coding sequence ATGACCACCTCGTTCCCGGTAACCACCGGCCTGCGTTTCCGCCATGCGTCCGCCCTCGCTGGAGGCCTGGGCCTGGCAGCCTGCTTGGTGCTGACCCTGGCGTTCGCGGGCCCGCTCCGGGCGGCCGACGATCCGGTCCTGGCAAAGGTCAATGGCGCTGAAATCAAGAAGAGCGACGTCACCATGGCCGAGGAAGAGCTCGGACCGAGCCTCGCCCAGATGGATCCGGCGACCAAGGACGAGAACGTCCTGTCGTTCCTGATCGACATGAAGATCGTGGCCAAGGCCGCCGAGGACAAGAAAGTCGCCGACGGCGACGACTTCAAGAAGCGGATGGCGTTCGCCCGCAACCGCCTGCTGATGGACAGCCTGCTGGCCCAGGAAGGCAAGGCGGCGACCACTGACGATGCCATGAAGAAGGTCTATGAGGAGGCTTCCAAGCAGATCACCGGCGAGCAGGAAGTGCGCGCCCGCCACATCCTGGTCGAGACCGAGGACGAGGCCAAGGCGGTGAAGGCCGAGCTCGACAAGGGCGCCGATTTCGCCGAGCTCGCCAAGAAGAAGTCCAAGGATCCGGGCTCGGCCGACGGCGGCGACCTCGGCTTCTTCACCAAGGAACAGATGGTGCCGGAATTCTCGGCCGTCGCGTTCTCGCTCGAGCCGGGCAAGATCTCCGACCCCGTGAAGTCGCAATTCGGCTGGCACATCATCAAGGTCGAGGAAAAGCGCAACCGCAAGGCGCCGGAGTTCGACCAGGTCAAGCCCCAGATCGAGCAGTACGTCACCCGCAAGGCCCAGGCCGACTACGTGGCCAAGCTCCGCGCCGAAGCCAAGGTCGAGCGGCTGGACCAGCCGGCGGCCGACGCCTCCAAGGATGCCAAGCCTGCCGATGCGGCCAAGGATGCCAAGCCGGCCGATGCCAAGCCGGCCGACAGCAAGATGGCGCCCCCCGCCAAGAAGTGA